The Bacteroidota bacterium genome includes a region encoding these proteins:
- a CDS encoding SpoIIE family protein phosphatase, whose amino-acid sequence MRSLADEPMQTPAWFSWLTGRFRWFFPVLLSVLAFFLFNMLGLEVGNIAQTGTDENLFRDDKGRVVVIAVFKNGASDRAGMKVGDVLVSINGKTFRNSQEADRILKSNPPGTVMEYGVLRNGIPMTLYVKAVSFGIPIQLVAVSITFVLCLMVGLFVIYQAPAHLGAVLFSGGFILLSFSISAAFTLNTPLPGQWSIVLLFTGLPMLVHAELWMVPDKKFKRVHRINYLIGISLSVISMILFSFQSVDLTVRILFVAVVISYIVFNSVLSATAMDKFTSRMMAVAWSLFGLVLTFIFLAGGPFGAPVFFALFLTAAVPLTYAILIVRGRVFGIDRILRRNIQYYLLMTVIVIGLIIGFYTLAHLVTNVELNGMSFRWSPTTLEIRFDPQPRPGFSERPFFILGGVVIFLVVWWAGKLIRGQMARWFFKDEINYNQAFNDFSARITGQLQVDRLASIVTEDYVNVLRVKSACLYILRGDLLQLAAKSGQSADIPAGMLSPNDLLVGREPIRHPVAPVQVAGGRQWFPSSVHLLVPLIVKDRLIGLAALGEKRSEAWLNAADIEFAESLGRTAAVAIENARLTEETIQGEQLRRELDLARDIQQALLPDHVPVVPGLDVAGFYLPASTVGGDYYDFLRPVPENDSLIGLLGDVAGKGVSAGLIMTRLQGILSASVSLPGLSLKDLFCQANRLSFTDNRKSFITLAALQYKPSTGQIEACRAGHLPILRWKASDQTIHRYIPSGLALGMAGSDRFEELLETLSEPAEPGDYWVLVSDGITDAAPLNGPEFGLQGVESVLHREATRQLSASDLCLRIIGALSSHCEGHPPGDDCTMVVFRIGPSPQI is encoded by the coding sequence GTGAGATCGCTTGCAGATGAACCGATGCAGACACCTGCCTGGTTCTCCTGGCTGACCGGCAGGTTCCGTTGGTTCTTTCCGGTGCTGCTGTCGGTTCTGGCCTTTTTCCTTTTCAACATGCTTGGACTGGAGGTTGGGAATATTGCCCAGACCGGCACCGACGAAAATCTCTTCCGCGATGACAAAGGCCGGGTGGTGGTCATTGCTGTATTTAAAAACGGAGCCAGTGACCGTGCCGGCATGAAGGTGGGCGATGTTCTTGTGAGCATCAACGGAAAAACCTTCAGAAACTCCCAGGAAGCAGACCGGATCCTCAAATCAAATCCACCAGGAACCGTTATGGAGTATGGGGTACTCCGTAATGGAATCCCGATGACTTTGTATGTAAAGGCGGTCAGTTTCGGCATTCCCATTCAGCTGGTGGCGGTATCCATCACGTTTGTCCTTTGTCTGATGGTTGGTCTGTTTGTGATTTATCAGGCACCTGCGCATTTGGGAGCTGTGTTGTTTTCGGGGGGTTTTATCCTCCTTTCTTTTTCGATCAGCGCCGCTTTTACCCTGAATACTCCTCTGCCGGGACAGTGGTCCATCGTCCTGCTTTTCACCGGATTGCCCATGCTGGTTCATGCTGAACTGTGGATGGTTCCTGATAAAAAATTCAAGCGTGTTCACCGGATCAATTACCTGATCGGAATCTCGTTATCGGTAATCAGCATGATCCTGTTCAGCTTTCAGTCGGTGGATCTGACAGTCAGAATCCTCTTTGTGGCCGTGGTGATCAGCTACATTGTGTTTAATTCGGTCCTTTCTGCGACGGCAATGGACAAATTCACCAGCCGGATGATGGCCGTGGCCTGGTCACTCTTCGGACTGGTTCTGACATTTATTTTTCTGGCGGGCGGTCCGTTTGGGGCACCGGTCTTTTTTGCCTTGTTCCTGACTGCTGCAGTACCCTTAACATACGCCATTCTCATTGTTCGCGGACGTGTGTTTGGTATTGACCGGATTCTTCGGAGGAACATCCAGTACTATCTTTTAATGACGGTCATCGTGATCGGGCTGATTATTGGTTTTTATACGCTGGCACATCTCGTGACCAATGTTGAGCTGAATGGAATGTCCTTCAGATGGTCCCCTACCACGTTGGAAATCCGGTTTGATCCGCAGCCGAGACCTGGTTTTTCGGAAAGACCATTTTTCATTCTGGGCGGTGTGGTCATTTTCCTGGTGGTCTGGTGGGCGGGAAAGCTGATCAGGGGGCAGATGGCCCGCTGGTTTTTTAAAGATGAAATCAATTATAACCAGGCATTTAACGACTTTTCGGCTCGGATTACCGGTCAGTTGCAGGTGGACAGGCTGGCTTCGATTGTGACCGAAGATTATGTAAATGTTCTCAGGGTAAAATCGGCCTGCCTTTACATTCTTCGGGGTGATCTGCTTCAGCTGGCAGCAAAAAGCGGTCAGTCAGCTGATATCCCTGCCGGGATGCTCAGTCCCAATGATTTGCTGGTTGGCAGGGAACCCATCCGCCACCCTGTCGCTCCCGTTCAGGTGGCCGGTGGCAGGCAATGGTTCCCCTCGTCGGTACATTTATTGGTTCCCCTGATTGTAAAAGACCGGTTGATTGGATTGGCCGCATTGGGAGAGAAACGCTCGGAAGCCTGGCTGAATGCAGCTGACATCGAGTTTGCTGAATCGCTGGGCCGGACTGCTGCTGTGGCCATTGAAAACGCACGGTTGACCGAGGAAACCATACAGGGTGAACAGCTCAGGCGGGAACTGGATCTGGCACGGGATATTCAGCAGGCACTTTTACCCGACCACGTTCCCGTGGTTCCTGGTCTGGATGTAGCCGGTTTTTATCTGCCTGCCAGTACCGTTGGCGGTGATTATTATGACTTCCTGAGACCAGTTCCTGAAAACGACTCCCTGATCGGTTTGCTCGGTGATGTGGCTGGAAAAGGGGTGTCTGCTGGTCTGATCATGACCCGGCTCCAGGGAATTCTGTCAGCCTCGGTATCTCTGCCGGGCTTGTCACTGAAGGACCTGTTCTGCCAGGCCAACCGGCTGTCCTTTACCGATAACCGCAAATCCTTCATCACACTGGCAGCGCTTCAGTATAAACCATCCACCGGTCAGATAGAGGCCTGCAGAGCAGGTCATTTACCTATTCTGCGCTGGAAAGCATCCGATCAGACCATTCACCGCTACATTCCGTCGGGACTGGCGCTTGGAATGGCCGGATCCGATCGGTTTGAAGAATTGCTGGAAACATTGTCAGAACCAGCCGAACCGGGTGATTACTGGGTTCTGGTTTCCGATGGGATTACCGATGCGGCACCCCTGAACGGACCCGAGTTTGGATTGCAGGGAGTGGAATCGGTGCTTCACCGCGAGGCGACGCGGCAACTGTCGGCATCGGATCTTTGTCTACGGATTATTGGTGCCCTGAGCAGTCATTGCGAAGGTCATCCGCCGGGTGATGACTGCACCATGGTGGTATTCAGAATTGGCCCGTCCCCTCAGATCTGA
- the radA gene encoding DNA repair protein RadA, giving the protein MARLISQYVCQSCGSVTPKWMGKCPDCGEWNTLLEEVVESGTKKKTDSAHLHRQPATASGGPQPLKSIRSVEGDRVQTHFAEFNRVMGGGIMSGSLNLIGGDPGIGKSTLMMQMTGSLPGGTGPVLYVSAEESVFQIKNRAERLGVDPDNLFLLAETNLSQILDQCRKLNPALLIIDSIQTVYLPDLASAPGSVSQVRECAAAILTMAKSAGITTFLTGHVTKDGNLAGPRVLEHLVDTVLQFEGDRNHQFRILRALKNRYGSTNEIGVFDMGPRGLTEIPNPASWFISEFSRGIPGSVIGVTMEGTRPLLVEIQSLVTPCNYGFAQRNANGLDSRRLTMLIAVLEKRLGIPLGTQDIFLNVASGFRLEDPGVDLAVCAAILSSFREWPVARQVCLIGEVGLGGEIRPVANLDQRLQEARKLGFRHLLTSPGHSQTEGVVTIHSINDLYQSLDGFLEPLI; this is encoded by the coding sequence ATGGCCCGTTTAATCTCTCAATATGTCTGTCAGTCCTGTGGGTCGGTGACCCCGAAATGGATGGGAAAATGCCCCGATTGCGGGGAATGGAACACCCTGCTTGAAGAGGTGGTCGAATCCGGCACGAAGAAGAAAACCGATTCCGCTCACCTTCATCGCCAGCCAGCCACTGCATCGGGTGGCCCGCAGCCACTGAAGTCCATCCGGTCGGTGGAAGGTGATCGCGTCCAAACCCATTTCGCCGAGTTTAACCGCGTCATGGGCGGCGGCATCATGTCGGGAAGCCTCAATCTCATCGGAGGCGATCCCGGAATCGGTAAATCCACTCTAATGATGCAAATGACCGGCTCCCTTCCCGGGGGCACAGGTCCGGTGTTGTATGTATCTGCTGAAGAGTCGGTTTTTCAGATCAAAAACCGTGCTGAACGGCTTGGTGTTGATCCCGACAACCTGTTTTTACTGGCCGAAACCAACTTGTCCCAGATTCTGGATCAATGCCGCAAACTGAATCCCGCCCTTCTGATCATCGATTCCATTCAAACTGTTTACCTGCCCGATCTGGCCAGTGCACCGGGGAGTGTTTCACAGGTGCGGGAGTGTGCTGCTGCCATCCTGACCATGGCCAAATCGGCAGGAATCACCACGTTTCTGACGGGTCATGTCACCAAGGATGGAAATCTGGCCGGACCCCGGGTACTCGAACATCTGGTCGATACGGTCCTCCAGTTCGAAGGAGACCGGAACCATCAGTTCCGGATTCTGCGTGCCCTTAAAAACCGGTATGGAAGCACCAATGAAATCGGGGTGTTTGATATGGGTCCCCGCGGTCTCACCGAAATACCCAATCCGGCCTCCTGGTTTATCTCGGAATTCAGCCGGGGAATTCCCGGGTCGGTTATCGGTGTGACCATGGAAGGCACGCGACCTCTTCTTGTGGAAATTCAATCATTGGTTACCCCCTGCAATTATGGCTTTGCGCAGCGAAACGCCAACGGTCTCGATTCCCGCCGGCTGACGATGCTGATTGCAGTCCTTGAAAAACGTCTGGGCATTCCGCTTGGAACCCAGGATATCTTCCTGAATGTGGCCAGCGGATTCCGTCTGGAAGATCCCGGTGTTGATCTGGCCGTCTGTGCAGCCATCCTGTCCTCGTTCCGCGAGTGGCCGGTGGCGCGTCAGGTCTGTCTGATTGGGGAAGTCGGTCTGGGCGGAGAGATACGGCCGGTGGCGAATCTGGATCAGCGTCTTCAGGAGGCGAGAAAGCTGGGATTCAGGCATTTGCTCACTTCACCGGGCCACTCACAAACCGAGGGTGTGGTAACCATTCATTCCATCAACGATTTATACCAGTCGCTGGATGGTTTCCTGGAACCCCTGATCTGA
- the carB gene encoding carbamoyl-phosphate synthase large subunit — protein sequence MISKDLLQKAKAYGFSDKQIAVLTGKTELAIRDERKQHGIIPGFKSVDTCAAEFEAQTPYFYSTYDGNNEPTASKKKKVIILGGGPNRIGQGIEFDYCCVHAVFALKEKGYEAIMINCNPETVSTDYDTTDRLYFEPLTFEDVMNIIDFEKPDGVIVTFGGQTPLKLAQRLYDAGTPILGTTPAGIALAEDRQQFGDLIDRLGIPVPAWGTAFSFAEASVIAERIGYPVLVRPSFVLGGRAMQIVHSTNELENYMKMAIEVSGEHPVLIDRFLENAIEFDVDAVCDGETVYIGGILEHIEEAGIHSGDSTSVLPPQFATQKLDVIRDYTERIAKALQVVGPLNIQFAQQGDQVFILEVNPRASRTVPFVSKSTGVPLAKVSARVMTGEKLKDMKLPPFTYRGYVSVKSSVFPFSKFPNAGVFLGPEMRSTGEVMGISPNFGGAFAKSQLSAGNRLPKKGNVFISVNNRDKGDRLLQAIDGLARFGFNLKATAGTANYLRSHGYEVETVYKVNEGRPDIVDMIKNGEIAMVINTPLGASSRFDENAIGSAAILHKVPVITTISGAQAAVKGIYRTLEENWVVRSIQDYYRDFQSV from the coding sequence ATGATCAGCAAAGACCTTCTTCAGAAAGCCAAGGCCTACGGATTCAGCGACAAGCAGATTGCTGTCCTGACCGGAAAAACCGAACTCGCCATCCGGGATGAACGGAAACAACACGGTATCATCCCCGGTTTCAAGTCGGTGGATACCTGTGCGGCCGAATTTGAGGCGCAGACTCCCTATTTCTATTCGACCTACGATGGAAACAATGAGCCGACCGCCAGTAAGAAAAAGAAGGTGATCATTCTGGGTGGCGGTCCGAACCGGATCGGACAGGGTATCGAGTTTGACTATTGCTGTGTTCACGCCGTCTTCGCCCTGAAGGAAAAAGGGTACGAAGCCATCATGATCAATTGCAACCCTGAAACGGTCTCGACCGATTATGACACCACCGACCGGTTGTACTTCGAGCCTCTCACCTTCGAGGATGTCATGAACATCATCGATTTCGAAAAGCCCGATGGAGTGATTGTAACGTTTGGCGGTCAGACACCGCTGAAACTGGCCCAGCGGCTTTATGATGCCGGAACGCCGATACTTGGGACCACCCCTGCCGGGATTGCGCTTGCGGAAGACCGCCAGCAATTCGGTGACCTGATCGACCGGCTGGGCATTCCTGTTCCAGCCTGGGGTACCGCCTTTTCCTTTGCCGAAGCCTCAGTTATTGCTGAACGGATCGGATATCCCGTTCTGGTGCGGCCTTCCTTCGTTCTTGGCGGACGGGCCATGCAGATTGTCCACTCGACCAATGAACTCGAAAATTACATGAAAATGGCCATCGAGGTCAGCGGTGAGCATCCGGTACTGATCGACCGGTTTCTCGAAAATGCCATCGAGTTCGATGTGGATGCTGTCTGTGATGGAGAAACCGTTTATATCGGCGGAATACTTGAACACATCGAGGAAGCCGGCATTCACTCGGGAGATTCCACTTCGGTACTACCGCCGCAGTTTGCCACTCAGAAACTGGATGTCATCCGGGATTACACCGAACGGATTGCCAAAGCCCTTCAGGTGGTGGGTCCGCTTAACATTCAGTTTGCCCAGCAGGGTGATCAGGTCTTCATTCTTGAAGTGAATCCGCGTGCCAGCCGTACGGTCCCGTTTGTATCGAAATCGACCGGGGTTCCTCTTGCAAAAGTGTCAGCGCGGGTCATGACCGGGGAAAAACTGAAGGACATGAAACTGCCTCCCTTCACCTACCGGGGATATGTGTCGGTGAAATCATCGGTGTTCCCGTTCAGCAAGTTTCCCAATGCCGGTGTGTTTTTAGGACCCGAGATGAGATCAACCGGTGAAGTCATGGGTATTTCGCCCAACTTTGGCGGGGCTTTTGCCAAATCTCAGCTGAGTGCCGGAAACCGGCTTCCCAAAAAAGGAAACGTGTTTATTTCGGTGAACAACCGCGACAAGGGTGACCGGCTTCTGCAGGCCATTGATGGTCTGGCCCGGTTCGGATTCAATCTGAAAGCCACAGCGGGCACCGCCAATTATCTGCGTTCACATGGGTACGAGGTGGAAACGGTTTATAAAGTGAATGAAGGCCGTCCCGACATTGTGGACATGATTAAAAACGGGGAGATTGCCATGGTGATCAATACCCCCCTCGGTGCCTCCTCCCGTTTTGATGAAAACGCCATCGGGTCTGCAGCCATTCTGCACAAAGTGCCGGTGATCACCACCATCAGCGGAGCGCAGGCCGCCGTGAAGGGAATCTACCGGACCCTCGAGGAAAACTGGGTGGTTCGTTCCATTCAGGATTATTACAGGGACTTTCAATCCGTATAA
- a CDS encoding SDR family oxidoreductase: MNTSKTALITGASGGIGLELARVHASKGDHLVLVARSADRLSALKSELEQRWKVRVTFFATDLSLPDAARTIYNELKNQSISVDYLINNAGFGEFGFFHETNWEREEKMIQLNITTLTQFTKLFLKDMVARGSGRIMNVASTAAFQPGPTMAVYYATKAYVLHFSEAVNNEVRDKGVTVTALCPGPTESGFQEAASLKGSRLVSLRRFPSSESVAKYGYKAMMKGKAVAIHGGLNVLLTFTVRLTPRWLIVRLIRFVQGKST; this comes from the coding sequence ATGAACACATCAAAAACAGCCCTGATCACGGGTGCCTCCGGCGGCATCGGGCTTGAACTCGCCCGGGTCCATGCCTCCAAGGGTGACCATCTGGTTCTGGTGGCACGCAGTGCCGACCGTCTTTCGGCCCTTAAATCGGAACTTGAACAAAGATGGAAGGTCAGGGTGACCTTTTTTGCAACCGATCTGTCTTTACCAGATGCGGCCCGGACGATTTATAATGAACTAAAAAATCAATCCATTTCTGTTGATTATCTGATCAACAATGCCGGTTTTGGAGAGTTTGGGTTTTTCCATGAAACCAATTGGGAACGGGAGGAAAAGATGATTCAGCTGAACATCACCACACTCACCCAGTTCACCAAGCTATTTTTAAAAGACATGGTGGCCCGCGGATCGGGACGGATTATGAATGTGGCCTCCACAGCTGCGTTTCAGCCGGGACCGACCATGGCGGTGTATTATGCCACCAAGGCCTATGTGCTCCACTTTTCAGAGGCGGTGAATAATGAGGTCCGCGACAAGGGAGTAACCGTCACTGCGCTCTGCCCGGGTCCGACAGAAAGCGGGTTCCAGGAGGCAGCCTCATTGAAGGGAAGCCGTCTGGTCAGCCTGCGTCGGTTTCCATCGTCGGAATCGGTTGCAAAGTATGGTTATAAAGCCATGATGAAAGGCAAAGCCGTTGCCATACATGGCGGACTGAATGTCCTGCTTACCTTCACGGTCCGGTTAACTCCGCGCTGGCTGATTGTCAGGCTGATCCGTTTTGTACAAGGCAAATCCACCTGA
- a CDS encoding DUF1939 domain-containing protein, giving the protein MKIKSLLISLLIASPVFAQDPTMLQGFYWNTYPGGTWYDSLALRAPQMARAGIKSVWLPPLSKGNAGSADVGYTPYDYYDLGEFDSRGGDQTSGFGAYIPTRYGSYTQLKNAVDRLHENGVEVYADIVLNHRSGGSSEINPYINYYPAGWDGSLYSFMDSTLNPPQRVTFTAFPLSNGSGRVSSQKGQGAQYVFPNGSINPDNTFDFFGSQWGYFEFYRNTFAYDNALHDWHGNPLPMGDSLMVWGDWLTQRLGLDGYRFDFVKGIHWDYLKKWLDYGSMKGKFSVGELYDGDAGRLKDWLSKMTGSQASASVFDFNLRFGYKEWSDAGHNYDVRNLNGRGLVNQGVSGTRVVTFVDNHDFDRLDYQGNPTGDGHSPVIGHKPMIYSHLLTHPGYACVWWRDYYWYGLRDEINKLMAIRKTYVSGSHEILTARNDVYWPGNSTEDPKRVYVMRRYGIGGKTGVIFAMNNSSQWPIEVWVTAFDWGNKKLYDITGNSSDTLQVYNDNRVLIKTKANSYHIWVPTDFEKPFVTDAAVLSVEGLNKSFFEDDSVLVSARIENQGTFTATNLPVTLTIKKSGTQVRQEQVVLSKVPGEDFRSVRFSAVKGLTEGSYTAVVSVTVAGDAQPADNLMEVPFTIEKRPVIASFTVDGDFSEPWYRLIANKQNENAGFGPGKDVRALYLGWTDDSLYIGIEGVLDPSNPNGDGMGLILNTEAWEGAPAGTQIGNVKGAGHFLQVGDSTLSATSEKYKMDMETDLAFSILAVSQKAVITFASYQGTNTPVGGILALAANGAPLDGSVAVAGPVAHASIPDRSFRYAFNNAGVKKKGVEIAISRSVLGPSDPGLVSAFAFILSANAYFSNVSVPGFVVGTADTYKNLGFNPDFSTLAGGPYRSCPIDIETGEFDDDCVFTSGPLISVNKDSLLIEIPETTIRERKLIISEAGRNKMVISSATLTHPAFSVEPAFPAEIPFGGNLELTLTADASQVEKVGGSYPVIYDTLVIVNNSENNPEVRIPIELTVTAWVSADEDSRPTQFMLKPAYPNPFNPATVLPIGLPMASQVTVSLTDVLGRVVWQRDAGVVPAGWSSMTIPGDGLSSGLYWIRVTAGNRSLVQKVVFVK; this is encoded by the coding sequence ATGAAGATCAAATCGCTACTGATCAGTTTACTGATCGCCTCACCTGTATTTGCACAGGATCCGACCATGTTGCAGGGTTTCTACTGGAATACCTATCCCGGCGGAACCTGGTATGACTCCCTAGCCTTGCGCGCTCCGCAAATGGCCCGGGCCGGCATCAAATCGGTTTGGTTACCTCCCTTAAGCAAGGGAAATGCCGGCAGTGCCGATGTGGGTTACACTCCTTACGATTATTATGACCTGGGTGAATTTGATTCCCGCGGAGGTGATCAGACCTCGGGATTCGGGGCCTACATACCAACCCGGTACGGGAGCTACACCCAGCTAAAAAATGCGGTAGACCGACTGCATGAAAATGGCGTTGAAGTGTATGCAGACATCGTACTGAACCACCGGTCGGGAGGAAGTTCAGAAATCAATCCCTATATCAATTACTATCCGGCCGGATGGGACGGATCGTTGTATTCCTTCATGGATAGCACCCTGAATCCGCCACAGCGGGTCACCTTCACCGCCTTTCCGCTGAGCAATGGCTCGGGACGGGTTTCCAGTCAGAAGGGGCAGGGGGCCCAGTATGTGTTTCCGAACGGATCCATCAATCCGGATAATACCTTCGACTTTTTCGGGTCTCAGTGGGGTTATTTCGAGTTTTACCGGAACACGTTTGCGTATGACAATGCCCTTCACGACTGGCACGGAAATCCGCTTCCGATGGGTGACAGTCTGATGGTCTGGGGAGATTGGCTGACCCAACGGCTTGGACTGGATGGCTACCGGTTCGATTTCGTAAAGGGAATTCACTGGGACTACCTGAAGAAATGGCTGGATTATGGATCCATGAAGGGCAAATTTTCGGTGGGCGAATTGTATGATGGCGATGCAGGCCGGCTGAAAGATTGGTTGAGTAAAATGACCGGTTCACAGGCCTCTGCATCGGTTTTTGATTTTAATCTGAGGTTCGGATATAAGGAGTGGTCCGATGCAGGACACAATTATGATGTCAGAAATCTGAATGGCCGGGGCCTGGTTAATCAGGGTGTATCGGGAACCAGAGTCGTGACTTTTGTCGATAACCACGATTTCGACCGTCTGGACTATCAGGGAAATCCGACCGGAGACGGACATTCACCGGTGATTGGTCACAAACCCATGATTTACTCACACCTGCTCACTCATCCGGGTTACGCCTGTGTCTGGTGGAGGGACTATTACTGGTATGGTCTGCGGGATGAAATCAATAAACTCATGGCCATCCGCAAAACCTATGTATCGGGTTCGCATGAAATTCTGACGGCACGCAACGATGTTTACTGGCCGGGGAATTCAACAGAAGATCCCAAACGGGTGTATGTGATGCGGCGATATGGAATCGGCGGGAAAACCGGTGTCATTTTCGCCATGAATAATTCAAGCCAATGGCCGATTGAAGTATGGGTTACCGCCTTTGACTGGGGTAATAAAAAGCTTTATGATATTACCGGAAATTCATCCGATACCCTGCAGGTCTATAATGACAACCGCGTGCTGATCAAGACCAAGGCCAACAGTTACCACATCTGGGTGCCCACCGACTTTGAAAAACCCTTTGTGACCGACGCGGCTGTGTTATCGGTGGAGGGATTGAATAAGTCCTTTTTCGAAGATGATTCCGTTTTGGTGTCTGCACGCATTGAAAACCAGGGGACTTTTACAGCCACCAATCTGCCCGTCACCCTGACGATTAAAAAATCAGGTACTCAGGTCCGGCAGGAGCAGGTTGTGCTGAGCAAGGTGCCTGGTGAGGATTTCCGGTCTGTGCGGTTTTCTGCCGTCAAGGGGCTGACCGAAGGAAGTTATACAGCCGTGGTTTCGGTAACTGTTGCGGGAGATGCTCAGCCCGCGGACAACCTGATGGAAGTGCCATTTACCATCGAAAAGCGTCCTGTTATTGCATCCTTCACGGTGGATGGCGATTTCTCTGAGCCCTGGTACCGGTTGATAGCCAATAAACAGAATGAAAACGCTGGCTTTGGTCCTGGGAAAGATGTGAGGGCCCTGTATCTCGGCTGGACGGATGATTCTCTCTATATCGGCATAGAAGGAGTGTTGGATCCATCCAATCCAAACGGAGATGGAATGGGGCTGATTCTGAATACAGAGGCCTGGGAGGGCGCGCCGGCAGGAACCCAGATCGGCAACGTGAAAGGGGCCGGCCATTTTTTGCAAGTGGGTGATTCAACTCTGTCTGCCACTTCCGAAAAATATAAGATGGACATGGAAACCGACCTGGCCTTTTCCATTCTGGCCGTCTCACAAAAGGCGGTGATTACGTTCGCAAGCTATCAGGGAACCAACACCCCGGTTGGCGGCATTCTGGCGCTGGCTGCCAATGGGGCTCCGCTTGATGGATCGGTGGCTGTTGCGGGTCCCGTAGCACATGCCTCCATCCCCGATCGGTCCTTCCGTTATGCCTTTAACAATGCAGGTGTAAAAAAGAAGGGGGTTGAGATCGCCATCAGTCGATCGGTTTTGGGTCCGTCCGATCCGGGGCTGGTTTCTGCCTTTGCTTTCATCCTGTCGGCCAATGCCTATTTCTCAAATGTGTCTGTCCCTGGCTTTGTGGTCGGCACGGCCGATACCTATAAAAATCTGGGATTCAATCCGGATTTCTCGACACTCGCCGGGGGACCGTATCGTTCATGCCCGATTGATATTGAAACTGGTGAGTTTGATGATGATTGCGTCTTCACTTCCGGACCGTTGATTTCGGTAAACAAGGATTCATTGTTGATTGAAATACCCGAAACAACCATTCGTGAGCGCAAGCTGATTATTTCTGAGGCGGGTCGGAACAAGATGGTGATTTCATCCGCCACCCTTACCCATCCGGCCTTCTCAGTCGAACCGGCATTCCCGGCCGAAATTCCCTTTGGCGGAAATCTTGAACTGACTCTGACTGCCGATGCCTCTCAGGTCGAAAAAGTGGGAGGATCTTATCCCGTCATCTACGATACGCTGGTCATTGTGAACAACTCAGAAAATAATCCGGAAGTGAGAATTCCGATCGAATTAACAGTGACAGCCTGGGTATCCGCTGATGAGGATAGCCGCCCCACGCAGTTTATGCTGAAACCCGCTTACCCGAATCCGTTCAATCCGGCAACGGTGTTGCCAATCGGTCTGCCAATGGCCTCGCAGGTGACCGTCTCATTAACCGATGTTCTTGGGCGGGTGGTCTGGCAACGCGATGCGGGAGTAGTGCCTGCCGGGTGGTCATCCATGACCATTCCCGGTGATGGATTGTCCTCAGGGTTGTACTGGATCAGAGTCACTGCCGGAAACCGTTCACTGGTACAGAAAGTGGTGTTTGTTAAGTGA
- a CDS encoding zinc-binding dehydrogenase — MKQIVISAPGGPEVIQLTDAPVPLAGPGEVMIKVKASSINHLDIWVRKGLPRTPYPIVPGCDAAGVVEAVGPGITHFKSGDRVFISPGTSCGVCESCRNGMDNYCRQYHIRGESTQGAHREYLTAPVQDVYPLPDTVSFEEAAAATLTYLTAWQMLVRKGQIQPGQTLFVWGAGSGVGTAAIQLAKLYGARVLAVAATDGKRQRALGIGADAVYDSRASDIVQWVKSQTGKSGVDLVFEHTGKITLPDSIAMTRYGGTIVTCGATTGWDAAIDLRHIFFRQLSLLGSTMGPKAVLPDLVQLIAERKLNPCIDSIYPLSQVREAQERADSGQQFGKVVIQI; from the coding sequence ATGAAACAGATTGTCATTTCCGCTCCCGGAGGCCCCGAAGTCATTCAGTTGACGGATGCACCGGTTCCGCTTGCGGGTCCGGGTGAGGTCATGATTAAAGTCAAAGCCTCTTCCATCAATCATCTCGATATCTGGGTCCGGAAAGGCCTTCCCAGAACTCCATACCCGATTGTCCCGGGATGTGATGCTGCTGGTGTGGTGGAGGCAGTGGGTCCGGGAATCACTCATTTCAAATCGGGGGATCGTGTTTTCATTTCTCCCGGGACCAGTTGCGGCGTCTGTGAGTCCTGCAGGAACGGGATGGACAACTACTGCCGGCAGTACCACATCAGGGGAGAATCCACCCAGGGTGCTCACCGGGAGTATCTGACCGCACCGGTTCAGGATGTCTATCCGCTTCCCGACACCGTCTCTTTCGAGGAAGCAGCGGCTGCCACGCTGACCTATCTGACCGCTTGGCAAATGCTGGTCAGAAAGGGCCAGATTCAACCGGGTCAAACCTTGTTTGTCTGGGGAGCCGGGTCGGGAGTGGGAACGGCCGCCATCCAGCTGGCGAAACTCTACGGGGCCCGGGTGCTTGCAGTTGCTGCAACCGACGGGAAACGACAACGCGCTCTGGGCATTGGCGCCGATGCCGTTTATGATTCACGGGCCAGCGATATCGTTCAATGGGTAAAATCCCAGACCGGTAAATCGGGCGTGGATCTGGTTTTTGAACACACGGGAAAAATCACCCTTCCCGACAGCATTGCCATGACCCGATATGGCGGGACCATCGTTACCTGTGGAGCCACAACGGGATGGGATGCCGCAATCGATCTGAGACACATTTTCTTTCGCCAGCTTTCTCTGCTCGGTTCCACCATGGGTCCCAAGGCCGTCCTTCCCGACCTTGTTCAGCTCATCGCCGAACGGAAACTGAATCCGTGCATCGATTCAATTTACCCGCTGAGTCAGGTTCGCGAGGCCCAGGAACGAGCCGATTCCGGCCAGCAATTCGGGAAAGTGGTGATTCAGATCTGA